A region of the Apium graveolens cultivar Ventura chromosome 6, ASM990537v1, whole genome shotgun sequence genome:
TGTTGCACATTTGGAAACAACAGAACAAAAAATTCGGAATCCTGATATGCTGACTCATCTCAAAGCATCAACTTTGGTTGTCAGATCCGTACATATAGCTCAAGAAGTAACTACTTCTCAAATtaatcagatcaaagaatcattgattgcttcaaggcTGACTACTCATCATGAGATTCAGAAATAAATTGCAACAATAGTTGCCAGATAAACTGCAATTGAAGCCAATcatgctagattggaagctaaaaaAGCTCAAATGTTTGATCAACTTACAGaggtacagaattcaatggagctgattctttctcttcTGCTTGGTgataatgccaaaaagggggagaaaattgttaaatctaaatgcatgcagctgacattgacaaatacttatgatgaaaatcctgatggaggtaataaggggggacagaaggatagtgaaaggagaagagctagttggagttaatagttcatcaaaagcaatcactagacCTCAATCTagatggaggtaataagggggacagaaggatagtgaaaggagaagaggtgaagaactagttggagttagtggttcatcaaaagcaatcactagacCTCAAAATAGACAAGGTGGAGAGAGTAAgagaaatgaaagaagagttaaaGAATTGACTGTGACAACAACAATGCAAcaatctttacaagtcacaactgctgatgaagaccaaggtattctgaagatagaagctggtgctgaagaAAGTCAATATCTTAATTATTGATTATTGAAGCAGAAGTGAATGATTTAGTAGGTATGGGCATTTTGACAGTATAATTTTACTATTGAATAATGTTTTCATAATTTATATAAATTAGGACTAAAACAAGGAGAATGACTCCCGGTTTATCAAGCTAACCAGAATAATTACATTAACAAGCAATCTCAAATCACTTGACCTTAAAAGATCTCAAAGCATCCAATCTTAAAGGAAAAAATTGTCCAACAGCCCCACCTGTCTACACTTTCCGCTCCTCTGCTTTTATAACATATATATCTCCTCTTCTCCTTCTATTTTTACATAATTAGTAAGTATTGCAGAAATGATCATGACTAACATAAAACAGTTTACTATAATACTTTTTCTTATTCTGTTAATCAAACAACACTCTTTGATAGTTAAAGTTGAAGCTGGGAATGGCTTTATCACTACTAGAGGAGTGCATTTTATGCTAAATTGTAACGACTGtgaaattacgcttgtattatatcgtaataaagataaattatgtgatttattatgtcatttatgtgtaatcAAGTATAAAACCCTAACTATTATATGTTATGTGTATTTCGTATTGTCAGGttatttttcgggtatttttcggatattttattttgtattaaaAGCTTTCATATTAAAAGTTATGCGACcaaaactatgttttaatagctgatatttcaaataaaataattggtctTATTTTCCCTAGAATATCTTGTACCATagcgttattctgaacatctagatattttataaattttcttgtttcgcATAAAATGACTTTTTTCGGGCCTtgttgggtgttaaaaaccccacaaaaatcacatttttatttttataaaattataggactttaaTTTGTACCATTTCTtttcatttttgaattattcacaatttttggcatatatattgtatatataaaatatttaaaaatttaaatttaatactcaaaaattataaaattaggggccaattaattttaaaagatgtataattggggccttaattttaattaggagtattattttacctactataaatagtctaatttttatttaattattattaattaataattaaaaatcagagaCATACACAAATTCTCTGCAGTCAGGTTAGGGTTTGCGATTCGGGTCAAGAATTCAAGAAGTGATTTTGATCGATTTCCGGCAACAACCACAGACTTGtaagtactcaaaacgaagcccTTGATATGTTCTTTTGATTGgtatcatcaatttcatgttttgattagTATATTTCTGATTTCGATTCTAGGGTTCATAACTGAGATTTGGGATTTTTAGTTCTAGGGCTTATTGAATGATTTTGATGGCTGATATAACTTCCCTGTGTTATAAGCAATCGATTCATGCTAATTAATTTAACGAACAAAACCTGAATAGATGAATTCGATTTCtagagtttatgcctaattttaaTTGAATCGTTTTTATTTTAGAAGAAGCTGAGGTTGTTTAGAGgttaggggtttgattatacGTGTTATAAGCTTTAATTTAAGCTATATAACGTGAAGTTTCATGTACGATTCCGTGATTTCAAAGTTTGGCCGGAGTTTATGTCGGTTTGATCGAAGATTGATATTCAAGGATGATTTCGGTGATTGAACGGTGTGTTTGTGTTGTTAAAATGATTTGCAATCGATCCCAGTCAAAAAACAGACCAAACGATATTGCAATCGATCTCAGTCAAGAAACAGACCAAACGATATTGATTTTGACCTGAAAATAAGCCACCAGAATCTGCTCCGGTGACCTGATTCCGGGTAAACGCTGGCGTGTTCTTtacgacccggattttgacccgtttgacccgtgtaTTGACCCGTGTTTGATCCATTTTTGTCAGAGATgggtttctgacaaatgtttctggaattttatttttatttttattaattataaaatcagtttttatttattttataaattgattaattaattatttaattaattgatttatattataaataattctgaaatattttttaaaaatcagaattacttatttctctaattatttattatttattatttatttattaattacttaaaaatgattaattattttgataattaatcaaataattttcaataaatcataataaattcattttaattccaaaaattaaggaaaatcatttttaattatgatttcccaaataattatttaaaaatatttgtagggtttaataattaggaataattaattatattgaataataaatgatttatctgtatttattgaataataattgaaccgtttatccgatttgagcgaaccgaaagcccttcgactcagaaaaatgatctattttcattaaaaatagttttaaatcttaaATTCTTTTAGAAGCGAGTcaaattttgatatttatttaactatGATCCTTATTACgtatagagacgagtccaataaattccgaaaaataggaacGAGTCAGATATTACTTAGTAAGGCGaatagcgagtcgattttgattttaaaaattatttgaaacCTAAAATGACTATttgacttatgtgctatgtgaattacgtggttaatcgagtcctaatTGCTGTTATTTATTATAAGAGTTAATAATACGCatacgggtagacgataagagCGATATGAAGTtggtttgagacgcgattgaaATGTGAGGTGACTGAATGAGTCTATTTCCTTGATATAGACGAAGCTAATAAAGCAGGACCGAACCAGTGATAAGGAAGGTGATATACGTGTGGCCGATCGCGTAAGAGGTAAGTTTTTCCcatattctaatttcagaatatgAATACTGAAGTACTTTCATATTCTTATCTCAATTACACACTGATAATCCTTGTTCACAATCACTGACACATAATTATCATGACTTAGTTCATATatcatttcgattcctgatttctcctaatccgtggaatcctctattcatattccagtagatatatatatatatacatatatcctgatatattctaatgttgggatacatcaaagcataccgattattctggttgctcctctatggactggatggtgacgaTTAGGATCAGGTGTATACTTGATCCTAAAGATCGGGAATTTaccggatccttgtgttgggccgtagagcctggtaccccaatggatctatacattgaggtatggatctgcattgtatcctgactgatcagcaggatataggtgtgaacttatgtccagtttagtttattgtTACTCACCAATAATGGCATATGTTCTTTGttgtgaggttatatctttgtaAATGTAACCAAGTTATCAGTTCATTTAGTATATTATAAGACTATTGATgtattgtggacttgttgagcaacttatggctcacccctttttgttgttattcaccttattaatTTAAGTtcagaaggaaaatgaaacctatcagaactcgagtggtaaagaagtgaGTCAAACtgcgggaccctcttataccaaaggtgttgatcctgatccaggaagaaagttttgagttgCCTGAGCAAGTGTTGTGTAGATAGTTATGGGTATGTTTGAataaaggaaaaattgtagttaaaacttgttagacaatggcttgtaataaagagagtttatgTGTAATGTTAAattgggtttgtaataaaattagatagtggttcttgttttcatactttaatcTAAAAAGATCATATCTACTGTTAAAGGGGTTAGATTTATATCTATTTAATTGTTATGCAAGTTAGTGCAGGTTTGGTAATTAGTTAGTAACCCCCAGAcctataccccgggtttggagggtgttacatttttggtatcagagctataggtttaggtccctgaaaataagaacattagaaTTAAGATAAGGTAgaaagatcacataagataggaataggaGTGTTAGGGTTTAGGTAAGTCTAGATTAGGAATTATAAACTCTAGAATTACTAAGTGACCCTTTCTTTTTCCTTGTTGTGTTATCAGATGGAATCAGCAGCATCTTCCGATAGGACTGTTACTGGACCAGCTACACCAGCTATACCACCacttccaccaccaccaccattgcCCCACGAGCCAGCACCACCAGCTCTAGAGCTATTACCAGATCCCCtggagatgtttgatccattagagttctttgagccgatgcttCCACCTCCACTTCCGATAGAGTATCAGTTTATCCCAGAGATTGAGCCAGAGATTCCACCAGCAGTGTTACCTCCTTTGCCTGTGTACGTTCCAGAGCCAGAGGTGTTTCAGATGGCCCCGGTTGAGGGGATGGATGAGCACGATGAGGGATTACAGTTGGGTTTACCACAGCAGGGCATGGTAGGGATACCTAGAGTTCCATCGCAGGAGTCTGTGGGACAGGTTGCAGAGCCATACATGGCACCATATCATGAGTACAGTATTGTGAGAGGGGATGTTGAGTATTGTAGATCACAGTGTAGAGAGATCATAGGTTTGTTTGACCAGAGAGATTGAGGATCGTTAGCTGCACTTCAGTCAGACTACATGATGAGGTAGAGTCTTCAGTCGACAGTGTATAGTGCCACCCTTGAGTTAGATGCTTTGATGCATGATGGGCCGCATTCTTATGCAGAGTATCATAGAGCTACCCGTTTGGCACAGTCAGTCATTGAGATGCTTCGTGATAAGTTGAGGTGCATTCCGTCAGAGTTTTGATGTTTGACAGCTGGAGACTAGTTATTGTAGTATATTTGACATATGTAGATAGATGCAGCATAGTATGGTATGTAGGTGTGTACGTGTGTAGTATCTAGCTTTGACTTGTATCAGCAGTAGCCATGACAGATCTGATGTAGACTTTTTTGCATTAAGCACTTACACCTAAGGCTTGTGtcaaatatataaaataaacaatttttttcaattttttttcatttatttaaatTCCAGTCTTTACAGCATTTATttttactttattgttttacagtttTTCATATTTTCAATTTTGTTTAATCTAAAACAGTGTATCATCATTATCATTTCAaactttaaaaaaatcatttcaaatgATTGTGTAAATTTTGAATCATTTAAATTTTTGTTTTAGTATTTGTCAAATTATTTTCTTTccattatttattatttaaaatttccTACTTTAATACCAGACAAATTGTTTCATTACCTATTATCAATTGTTTAATAAATTGTTAAGAAGAattatttgttttattatcagaaaaatggcaccaaaaaaaGACTAGGACTGAAACCTCCAACAGCAATTCTGAGGGACAGAATAATGATactatgaaccaaatgttccatctgatgcaacaatagatggtaatgatgcaacaatagatgcagcaacagcaacaacagattcagcaacagatgttacaacagccacctcatCCTGAACCTCAGATACCACCAGTTGTGCATGTTGTTACCTAGAAGCAGTTTCAATCAGTTAAGCCTCTTGAGTTTGAGGGTACAGCGGATCCTACAAAAGCTAgggcttggttgaaagaaatggagaaagcgtttgCGCTCGTGAAAGTTGAAGAGGACCAGAAAactgattttgctagctatttctTGAAAGGAgaagcgaactattggtgggaaacCATGAGAGCTTTAGAAGGGGAAGATGTTGTAACTTGGGATCGGTTTATGGAActatttctagaaaagtattttcctcactATATAAAGAACCAGATGAAAATCAAGttcttggaattgaagcaaggaaatATGCCGGTGTCggaatatgaagccaagtttactgagttggctagatTTGTTCTAGAGCAAGTGGATACTGAAGAGAAAAGGGCCAAGAGATTCCAACAGGGATTACAGCCATGGATTCGCAGCCGACTTGTAATTTTTGAATTGACGACTTATACCGCTGTGGTTCAAAAAGccatga
Encoded here:
- the LOC141665892 gene encoding uncharacterized protein LOC141665892; translation: MEKAFALVKVEEDQKTDFASYFLKGEANYWWETMRALEGEDVVTWDRFMELFLEKYFPHYIKNQMKIKFLELKQGNMPVSEYEAKFTELARFVLEQVDTEEKRAKRFQQGLQPWIRSRLVIFELTTYTAVVQKAMIIEGESVMS